DNA from Toxoplasma gondii ME49 chromosome X, whole genome shotgun sequence:
TCATTCCGAGGAGGATGGTGCAGACGCATCTGACGACAGCTCTGCCTCCGTGTGGACCGCAgacttttcctcttctgtctcttctctttctgtttcttcctccctttcttctctctctccctcttcgtcgccttcttctctttctccttcttctccttcctctccgatATCTTCTCCTCGACAGGCAGCTGAAGAGTCCTGTTCTCCTCGACCCTCTTCCTCTACTGTCCCCGCTCCAggccgtcgccttcgctttgttcgctgcctgtctcttcttcgtctccccctcGAACCGCCTAGTTCCTCCGATCCCTCGTCTTCATGCTCACCTCATCTgtcctcttgtttctcttgttctcttcccgtgtctgcctctcgcacttcctcgtcttcggcTCTTTCGCAGCGAGCATGCTCTGGACTGTCgagtgaggaagagaagcgtcGGCATCTCTCAGGGAAGCGTCTTCCTTGTTCGTTTTCGAGGACTGCTTGCGTGGAGTCCGAGCGCGGAGAGCCCGGCGGAGCTCCAGCGTTTTTCCTGACGCTGCGTCCGGTGCTGCCGTggtggctgcatgcgccgaaaTGCGTTCGCAGCCCCTGTGCAGGCCGCCGCGAGAAGACAGCTCGCGCggcagcagacgcagaaacgacGGACGCAAACGCAGGCTTGTCAGAGGGACGCTGCACACCGCAAGGAGACAAGTGTCTCCGCTgtgcgtcgcctgtctcctctgctcgaGGGGCATTCCACCccacgaaggagacagaaaacctCGAGAGTGACGACGCCGGCCAGCAGCGCGAAGAGACCAAGCCGCGCAGGATCAAGAcgcctttctccacttcttcttctactcCATCTAatccctcctcttccccaCCGCCTGTCGAACCTGAAAGAAGCTTCGGCTCCTCTGTTTGCGACCCCTTTTTGTCTGAGCATTCTCTTTCTGAGTGCTCTTCTCCAAATTCTCTggctctctcgtctcctgtctgttctgttcttccttgCGAGGCTGTGGGTGAtgcgggagaaggaaagtcAGAACTGCGTTGCTTGCCGGCGATTCGCAGCGGCTTGTTCTTCACGCAACAGCCCTCCTGGAACCTCTCTGGCGCTGATGATCTCGATGCTCTCTCCGCGCTCTGTCACTCTTTTTGGCTTTCTCtgacgcctgtctctccacatCCAAAACGACagtctcctgcttcctcttcttcatcgacctcctcctcttcttcgggctctcctgcctctcctccggcgcttgtttcttctcgtccttcacACGTTTGCAGAGGTCGCTTGGAAGCGCTGCAGTTTTCTGGAGATGACGACGCTCAGGGCGCCGAGGTTCCTCTGTGCTGGGTGAATCTGCGGGAGCTCCGGCCTCTCCACCCTGGGGAAACGCTTTGGACTTCCCCATCTGctccgcatgcatgcgcagtgGTCGTGACCCTGGTGGATGGCCAGCGCCTGACGaatctgtctccgtcctttccctgcactgtctctccctgtccacgtgtgtctccgccttcgcgttcgctctccctctcgtttcttcggaGATCAAAGACGCTCGACAGCAGGCCTTCGgcgtcctctcctcttgACTCCTCTGCCCCTTCGCCCCAGTTGCCTTCTCCCCACGCCCATTCAGAGGTGTctccgacgcatgcagaggtgtCTCCGGCTTATGGGACTGTCTCTGGAGTGCCTAGGCCCCTTCGCGGTTTTGTCCGGCACGACTCGGGAACAGGGCCTCTCGGGGCGGGCgcaggtgtctcttctttcgctttgaCTCGGTCAGCCACCTCGTTTCCTCCAGGGAGGTCCGCGGACGAATATCAGCTtccctgctcttctccgGTTCTCGGAGGCCTTTCTGAAAGGGAAGCTGGGGCCGCCAGCCTCCCCGCGCTATCCGCCCAGACGCTGTGGACGCGCTTGGAGTCTCTGAGGCAACTGGCGACAGAGGTGACCCGTGTGAagtgcgagagaagaaggcgggagagacagctgtctGCGCTGCTTGGCGGTGCAGTAGATACACCccagcgcgagagagagagacggcgcggGGATGCCGTGGACGTCTTGGGCTCGGGAGCCGGAAACTGGGAGAACGGAGAGCAGTCAACATGCAAGCCTGCCTTCAGTTCTTCTGCCTGGCAATATAGCGAAGGcaaggacgagaaagaggagaaacgagacagagcgcttcctcctgtctcccggACCGTGTCTTCAGCAGGGccaggggagaagagagagacaaggcaACAAGCAGTTTCTCGGTTCATCAAggtttctccgccttcttgcGACTGcccctcgacttcttccttaTCACGTTCCGGTTTGTGTGCCGACTTCAAGTCCTCCGTGTCTCCTggagtctctctcgcgaggTGTCTCGGTAGGTCTGGTCTTCGGGCGCGCGTCGAAGCCCTCAGAGAGGCGGTCGCGAGCGAGCGCCGGAGCCTGGAGACGGCGTCTCCGTGGGGTGAGTCTCGAGGCCAAGCGGTGTGCGGCGACCTCCCGCTTCTCCGACACGCGCTCTACTGCCGCCGCATCCGCATGCTTTGCGAGTTGGTCCAGATTTTTCCGGTGGAGAACTACGGCCGAGACAGAACCATTCGCGGCCTAGAAATTCCTTCCCTGGATGTGCTCGAGCGGTCGCTCTTCGGCGTCGTCTCGCCTCCCGTCTCGAGTCGCCGCCGCGGCAGCGCCCCACAGGCGCTGACGGGACCCGCGGGTCCCGAGTCTTCGGGGACTGGGCCGGCCGCGGGGCttgaaggcagagacagtctCTCTGATGCGCAGGGCGTCGCGACGAGTGTGGGGTCGTTCTCCTTCGCAAACGGCGGCGCGATGGCCCTGCTGAGGGGCGCGAGTGGCAGTGGCTCTTCAGGTTTTGTAGCCTTGGCAGGATCGGGGCCAACTGCCTCGGCGCCCGCGCAGCTGGCACCAgcggaggcggagacgctGTCCGCCGCGGTTGGCTTTCTCGTTCacctcgtcgtcttcatccAGAAATACCTCGACCTTCCGGTCGTCTCTCCCATCCTCAGTCCGCTCTTCCAACCGCAcgcgctgcgtctcctgtctccgactCTGTGGGGCGCGGGTCCCAGCgacgagaaaggcagacgcatgcactcgctGCGTCTGCAGGTCCTGCTGCAGCAGCACGAGCTGTCTCTGAAGCAGCTGGCGTCGGGCGCCTTCGAGCCCAGTGAGGGTAGAGCCCAAGAGGCCGGTGGGTCCCGCGCCTCCTTGCTGGGTGGCGGGGCCCTGGGAAGAGACAGTTTGGCGGCGGGGGCGTTCTTCGGCGGCAGAGGTGCGACTGTGCAGACCACAGGGAGCACTGCAaacgctgcctctctcctcggttTAGCCGCAAACGGAAGCTCGACAGGAGCATCACTGTCTGCACCCCTGCCCGCCCTCGACTGGCGCATCCAGCTTCCGCTGTATCTACACCCGAGTGCCGGGGGCGGCGGCGGGACTGCcatgctgcagagacagcagacttTCCTCGAGGGCCTCAGAACCGTCGCGGAGTGTCTCTCCGAGGAGTGGGGCGCCGAGCTCGGCGTCCGGCTGTCGCAGAGTCAGGTCCGCGTCCGATTTGTGGGATCGAGACCCTGTGGGGACGGAACAGacgacagggaagaagacatggAGGACCCCCTGAATGTCCTCGAAACCGTAGAAACAATTCTCCACCGAGAGATGTGGGGATTCGGCAGCCTCAGTTAACACACAAAACACCAAGCCAATGCATGCATAGACACGTGGACGTGGAGTTGTacatatagagagagagtaCAACTATACAGAGACGTACATATTTTAtaattatacatatatcgagtgaatatatatatatatatacatagatgtGTGTACGTAAGTTTATACTGCAGGGTGGACGCGCGTGGATGATccaaaggagagaacggctGTCGAGTGTTAGAGTGCAAGCGCACGAGAGAcgtgaaggcgaagaaatTGATGCAGAGTAGAAAGTTGAGAAGCTCATTTGGAGTCAtgtcgaggcagagaagaacagacagtTCGGCAGATTGCAAAGGTGGGGAGAAGGTCTGGAAGCCACGAAGGAGATTGCAAGAATCGATGAAGAAAGTTCGGTTTGCTGTCACTCAAGGAGATGCAAGACTCTGCAGgattctccttctctttctgtcgctgcgaCTCGCCGTGGTGGCTTGTTCCCTTGTCTGTAGTCGCCTTTACGGTCTTGACGCACGCAGCCAGAAGAGGTAGCTGTTCATAGACATTTATCAATATTTGAAAGTCGCATTCAGCGTCGGTGTTTCACGGCGCCTCCACAGGTTTTTCTTCAAACACGACAAAAAAccgcgcttcctctcttcaacTTGTTGCGgagctcttctctctgtgcctgCGTACctgctgtctgtacacttcTGCTTCGACCCCAGTTCGAGAAGCATCCGCTTGTTGgcttctgtccttctttcGTCACCGAGCCTCCACCTTGCTCCCTCACTGATTAGAGAGGCCTAggcatctgtctctcttcttgcacTGTGCGTTTGCTGAGAAAAGACGCCGAGTCACCCTTCGGCCTAGCCACGATTACAAAGAGTTGCGAAAAATATGCATTTATTCGGAGAACTGTGAATCACATGTATACAGCACGCCGAGTCCCTCTGGAGCGGCCTGTGTGGCAGAGGAAACTCTCGACAGAAACGTTCCCGTACGTCCGCCTTTTGTGGTGCGTTGCGGCTTAAACACCCGGTGAAGTTCAGCTGGGAGCGCTGGTCACATCTGAGTGGAATGTGAGGAGTTCTTCTCGCGCCGCGGTTCCTTCCAGACAGCTGGGAGGTGAATGCGCGTTCCCCCTcgacagaaagacgcagaaacagtAGACTCGATGACGCGTACGCACACTCGTTGAGGGATGACAGAGTCGTCTTGTGCTCAACTCACACTTATGTTTTCCTCTATGTATAAATAGTTACATATATACTTACGTTATTCACATGcttatacatgtatattgGCAAACACCTGCCCTAGCGCACGAGAGGTAGAAGGGAGTTTTCGTTGGCCGGTGCAGAAAGCCGAGAGGCTGGGCAACGCAGATCCACAGGTCCACGAaaacagaggggagaaagcgTCGAAGACAGGCGCATTTGAGCGCTACCCAGCCACGCATGTGCGAGAACGCGTGCACAACTCATCAGCTACAATGATCCAATAATTATTTATAAGGAGACATGCAGAGGCCTTATGCTTAtttatttatacatatatatatatattatatatatatatatatatatattcatatagatagatagacgcggcggagagaaggaaaggcgtACATCGTGTTTGAGAGGTCACGGGCGAGACGCGAGTCCCTTCTGCTGAGATGGGGGGATGGCTATTTACCATTTTTCGAAAAAAGCGTCAGCTGTGGAGATCTGATTTGCGCGAAGAACGTGTGCTTGCTTTTGGTGTGACAAGAGAGTTGCATCTTGCCGCCTCGACGAAGGCACGAGAAACAGTACCTTCGCGGCAGGCGCGAAAGCAACACGAAGATCGACGTTTGCGTGGGGTGTATCTCCGAAGTGAATTTG
Protein-coding regions in this window:
- a CDS encoding hypothetical protein (encoded by transcript TGME49_214120), encoding MASVSAFHSEEDGADASDDSSASVWTADFSSSVSSLSVSSSLSSLSPSSSPSSLSPSSPSSPISSPRQAAEESCSPRPSSSTVPAPGRRLRFVRCLSLLRLPLEPPSSSDPSSSCSPHLSSCFSCSLPVSASRTSSSSALSQRACSGLSSEEEKRRHLSGKRLPCSFSRTACVESERGEPGGAPAFFLTLRPVLPWWLHAPKCVRSPCAGRREKTARAAADAETTDANAGLSEGRCTPQGDKCLRCASPVSSARGAFHPTKETENLESDDAGQQREETKPRRIKTPFSTSSSTPSNPSSSPPPVEPERSFGSSVCDPFLSEHSLSECSSPNSLALSSPVCSVLPCEAVGDAGEGKSELRCLPAIRSGLFFTQQPSWNLSGADDLDALSALCHSFWLSLTPVSPHPKRQSPASSSSSTSSSSSGSPASPPALVSSRPSHVCRGRLEALQFSGDDDAQGAEVPLCWVNLRELRPLHPGETLWTSPSAPHACAVVVTLVDGQRLTNLSPSFPCTVSPCPRVSPPSRSLSLSFLRRSKTLDSRPSASSPLDSSAPSPQLPSPHAHSEVSPTHAEVSPAYGTVSGVPRPLRGFVRHDSGTGPLGAGAGVSSFALTRSATSFPPGRSADEYQLPCSSPVLGGLSEREAGAASLPALSAQTLWTRLESLRQLATEVTRVKCERRRRERQLSALLGGAVDTPQRERERRRGDAVDVLGSGAGNWENGEQSTCKPAFSSSAWQYSEGKDEKEEKRDRALPPVSRTVSSAGPGEKRETRQQAVSRFIKVSPPSCDCPSTSSLSRSGLCADFKSSVSPGVSLARCLGRSGLRARVEALREAVASERRSLETASPWGESRGQAVCGDLPLLRHALYCRRIRMLCELVQIFPVENYGRDRTIRGLEIPSLDVLERSLFGVVSPPVSSRRRGSAPQALTGPAGPESSGTGPAAGLEGRDSLSDAQGVATSVGSFSFANGGAMALLRGASGSGSSGFVALAGSGPTASAPAQLAPAEAETLSAAVGFLVHLVVFIQKYLDLPVVSPILSPLFQPHALRLLSPTLWGAGPSDEKGRRMHSLRLQVLLQQHELSLKQLASGAFEPSEGRAQEAGGSRASLLGGGALGRDSLAAGAFFGGRGATVQTTGSTANAASLLGLAANGSSTGASLSAPLPALDWRIQLPLYLHPSAGGGGGTAMLQRQQTFLEGLRTVAECLSEEWGAELGVRLSQSQVRVRFVGSRPCGDGTDDREEDMEDPLNVLETVETILHREMWGFGSLS